Below is a window of Drosophila miranda strain MSH22 chromosome 3, D.miranda_PacBio2.1, whole genome shotgun sequence DNA.
AAACAGCCTACGCGCTATTCCAAGGGACTGTCGACCTTCCGCGATCCGCACAAGAAGGGATATATAAAGACTCTGCTCAACGACTTCCAGTACCAGCTGGAGCACTACGGCGTATATGCGGCATCCATGGCCATAGTATCGGTGATTCTAGAGATTGAAATCAAGCTGCATCAGTCGGAAACCCTTGCCCTGACCCACATATATAAGTTGGCCATCTGTCTGTGTAACCGGATCAATCACATGCTAAAGAAAAAGCTTCGCGATTTGGTCGACGATGATACGGAACGCGATGACGCAGTCCACACGGAGGAAACCATCATAAACTTTTCGACTCCCAAGGTGCAGAGATTTTTGCAATACGTGCAGAAAACGTTCTCGGGCAAGGATGCCAAGGATATTTGCTGCTTGGTCTTCGTTGAGCGCCGGTATACGAGCAAATGCATATACCAAGTGTTGAAGAAGTTCATTGCGGTTATTCCGGCGCTGCGCGATGTTCTCGTGCCGCAGTTTATGGTGGGCCGCAACTCAGTTTCAGCGGATTGTGAGAGCGTCCTGGAGCGCAAGTGGCAAAAGTCGGTACGTTATGCCTCGGGCCTCAGCACAGAACAGTATATTAACAGTATATTATTCTCCCCTGTCGCAATCCCCATCAAAGGCCATTCACCAATTTAGGGATGGCGAAGCCAACCTGATGGTCTGTTCGAGCGTTCTGGAGGAAGGCATCGATATAAAGGCCTGCAATTACGTGTTGATCCTGGATCCTATAAAGACATTCAACATGTACGTGCAGACGAAGGGGCGGGCTCGATCCAAGGAGGCCCACTTTGTGCTTTTTTCCTCAGATTTGGACCGCATGAAAATCAACCAACAAATCAATCAATATCGCCAAGCCCATACCGACATCGGAGAGTATTTAAAGGATCGCGTCCTGGATCGGGCCGAACCTTTGATGCAAGAGATAGCCGATCACTTCCACGAATTGATCCCACCATTTATAAACGAAAAAGGTGCCGTGCTGCTGCCTAGCAGTGCCCTGATGCTGCTCCACCGCTACTGCCAGAGCCTGCCCTCGGATGCATTCGGCTTTGTGGAGCCCTGGATCACACTAATCAGTTGGGACCAGAAGCAGAAACTCTTTGGCACACAGGCCGCAAACAAAGAAGTCGTCTCTATCGAACTTCCACTCAGCTCGTCCGTGCGGGATAAAATTTATGTAAGCCCAAAATGGACTACCCAGCGTCGACAGTCAGTAATCATGTTCGAATCATTCCAGAGCGATCCCATGACTTCCGTTAAGGCGGCAAAAATATCGGCAGCCTTTAAGACCTGCATTAAACTGTACTCCACGGGGGAGCTCAACGAGCGTTTCCTACCCGTCACGCTTAAGGACCGGGTGACGGCGATAGCCGACTTTCACTTTGACCACTGGAAGAAATACAGCGACGATGGTGAGTCTTATTCAATCAAATACCCACTAATTCTGTTTAATCATTCTCCTCCTTGGGTGCTTTTAGTTATCGATACGGTAAACAAGCAGAAACTCAAGCCGGAGACACAAACTACCTTCAAGACCTCTTGTCCGACGGAGTTCTTCGATTGCCGGCCACGGGTGGGTGAAGTCTGTTATGCCTATGAGATCATTTTGGAGCCGCAGTTCGAGCGCAACGACTACACAGAGCACATCCACGACAACATGCTGTCGGGTAGGAACTTTGCGTTGCTGCTGAGGAAGCAGCTGCCACCTCTCTCGAAGATGCCGCTGTTCTGCAATCAGGGCCCATTGCATGTGCAGGTTAGGGAGCACCCGCGAGAGCTGGTTATTGCAAGTGCGGAGCAGCTGGAGCAACTGCATCAGTTCCATGGAATGCTGTTCCGCGATCTGTTGAAGATCTGGCGTCCCTGCTTTGTACTGGATCGTCGAGGCAAGGACAACTCCTACCTGATCGTGCCTCTAGCCGTGGGCGCAGAGCATCAGAATGTGGTGGACTGGCCGCTGGTCCATCAGTTCCAGCGTCTGCCCACCCCGAAGCCTGTCAGTGTGAAGCAGCGCAAGGAACAGCGAGCGCCGCGTCCAGAGGACTATGAGGGGAAAATTGTGACTCAGTGGTATGCCAACTTCGCGAGCAAGCGAATGCTCGTGCACAAGGTGCGCAGAGACCTGACTCCGAGCAGCCTGATGGGAAGCAACCACCAGAACACGAGCTATGCCAAGTTCACCACGTCTAAGTATGGCGATGACATCGGAGGAATTGTTCGCATGGACCAGTTCCTGATCGAGGTGCGCGAGCTTACGGAGCAACTGAACTTCTATGTCCAGCAGCGGGGCAAGACGTCGGCCCAGAGCAAGGCCAGGGCCAAGATCATCCTCATTCCGGAGCTCTGCTTTAATTTCGATTTCCCCGGCGACCTCTGGATAAAAGCAGTGTTTCTACCCAGCATCTTGAACCGGCTCCACTTCATGCTGCATGCTGAGACATTACGACAACGCTTCAATACCTACCTGGGGCTGCAACATCTGCCTCAAAATGGAGTTGACTATAGGCCAAAGCTCTTGGAGATCGACTGGTCGTTGCGCCGCAATGTGGATACCCATGGCAATGCCATTCCCAATGATTATGATGAAGGCTCACGCTCAATTCTGGAGCCCCTACCCATCAAAGAACTTGAGATTGGGATGAAGACACTGCAGATACGCGACTTACAACATTCGTGGCAGCAGAACCTGGAACCCGTAGACCTACCCCGGAACATCATGTCCGCCTATACCGTGGAGTTGAACTATTACAACAATTTTATATCCGGCCAAGTGGCGTCTCTCGACAAAATGGAGCAGGACGACAGGGAGCTCTGGCTGGAGACGCAGTTCAAGATGCCTAAAGGGAACATCTATGAGACCAGGAGTCCAGCAATGCCCCCTGCCGCATGGACTGCCGTGCTCCCGCAGACCAGCTCAGCTCCCAAACCACAGTCGTTGAATGTGTTGCCGGTTCTGATGAAGAGCGTCTCCGATGATCACATCACTCCGGCCCACCAGGGTGAGTTCCTGGCGGCCATCACCACAGCGGGATCGTCCGATGTTTATGATATGGAGCGAGTGGAGCTGTTGGGTGACTCGTTTCTCAAGATGAGTGCCAGTCTTTACCTGGCCAGCAGGTATCCCGACTGGAACGAAGGCACGCTCACGGAGGTCAAGTCGAGGCTGGTGTCCAACAAGAACCTGATGTATTGCCTCAGGGAGACGGATATTCCCAGTCGTATTAGCTGCAGTCTGTTCGACCCCAGATTAACGTGGCTTCCGCCCAGCATTAATCTGCCCGAAGATGTCTTGGATGTGTGGACGGAGCAGCCGAGCTTTGCCAAACTGATTGGTCCCCAAAATCTCTTGAATCTGGCCCTTAGTGACGAGGAGATTCTGGCAGGTCGTTGCAACGAGGATACCTATCGTCGCTTTGTGCAAGATTGCAAGAGCAATCAGCAAGGCTATTATGACGGTGAAGACTTCTCCTCCGGCGCGAACTTCTTGTTTGGTGAGGTCACTGTTCAGAACAAGGTGGTGGCTGACACTCTGGAGGCCCTTCTGGGAGTCGTTGTGAGAAACTATGGATTGCAACATGGCTTCCGCATGCTGGAATACTTCGGCATTTGCAAGCCGGACGTTGATAAGCCATTGTCGCAGCTGCTCGATCTTCAGTTAAAGAGCACCAAGATGCGAGCCAACGCGAGCCCTGACGATATTGATGGCTTCCTGATCAACCACTCCTATTTAGAACAGAATCTGGGCTACAAATTCCGGGATCGGGGCTACCTCTTGCAGGCCCTGACGCATCCGTCGTTTCCCACCAATCGCTTGACCGGCTGCTACCAGGAGCTGGAGTTCATTGGCGATGCCATACTCGATTTTCTCATCTCTGCATACATTTTCGAAAACAATACCAAGCTGCGTCCGGGCGAGCTCACGGATCTGCGCTCGGCCTTGGTCAATAACACGACACTGGGATGCATCTGCGTGCGCCACAATCTGCACCTCTTCATTCTGGCAGAGAACGCGTTGCTATCTGAAACCATCAGCAAGTTTGTGAAATTCCAAGAGAGCCAGGGACACAGAGTCACAAATCATGTACGCTTTCTGCTCGAGGAGAGAGATGTGCAGCCCGTTATTCTGGACTTGGACGATGAAGTGGAGATGGCCATGGAAAATGAGTCGGAAGACGGTCCACGCATCGGTGCTTTCAACTTGGCGCAAAACGTAGATGTCCCCAAGGCTTTAGGCGATGTCCTGGAGGCCCTTATCGCGGCCGTCTACCTGGATTGCCGGGATCTGCAGACAACCTGGCAGATGATCTACCATTTGTTTGAGCCCGAGCTGAAGGAATTCTCCCAGAATATACCCATCAGCCCGATCCGTCAGCTCCAAGAGCACAAGCTGGCCAATCCCGTCTACGGTCCGCCCCTGGTAGACAAGGACGTTGTGATGATGTACTGCCAGTTCACCTGCATGGAGAAGACCATTCGGGTCATTGGTTTCGGCTCCAACAAGGACCAAGCCAAATTGGCTGCTGCCAAGAGCGCTCTTCAGAAATTGGCTAAGTGTGATGCATAATCCAAAGAACTTCATACCATTGACCGTGACCCACAAAGTCTAAGCCTGACATCCATTCTGAATACGTACAATTCATTTCCACGTCTGAATGTTCAAAATGGGTGTGATGCTTAGACTTTTATTGGTCACTGTATTATTTGTAAGCTTTTCATGAACAAAAAAGCATTTTTACCAATTAGTTTATctttttaaaaattattttaatatgTGCGATTTCATGTACCGCGTGTGCTCGTTTTAGCTAGATTTACAATGGGCTAGATGGGCGGGCTACATCGTCAACGACGTCAATgccattgtttatatttacAATAAAGTGCAGAGTGCACTCTACATTCATTTGATCCGAGTGTCCATGCAACAGCGGTGGCTTCTGTTCAGGCCTCTGCAGATACATATATTAAGTGCCTTAGAAACTACAAATTAGAGTAAAGTAACATTGGAGGAAACAACAAATGTTTAAATGTTCCAAAGATCTGTAAGATTCTGTATGAAACTGGAATAAActcaatttaaataaaaattgttCTTCTCAGACCATAAATCCTCCGTCGCATCGATAttcatttatattttatgCCTCGACTTTGGCTAATTTGTCAAGCCTTTATTTACTCCAATTGAGTTTCTCCACTCCCACAGCGGTCCCTCGGCAATAAAAGTGCAAGTGACAAATGGTGGGGGCAGTCCAGACCAGGCCCATAGAAGCACTTCAAGACCAGAGTCAGAGCTCAATTAGATTTCATTAAATTGTTGCAACAGCGAACGAAATGCGAgcacaaatgaaaatgaaaatgaaaatgagaaTTAATTGCACTAATCACTTGTGCGCGAATAAACAAATGTCTAGAGCAGCGAACTGCAGTGAACTGTAACGAAGTAATTATTGTACCCGGGAGAGGAGAGGGCGAAAAATCGAAAGCTAATCAACTGTCGAATGGTGGCGGGCGGCGGGCGGCGGGCGGCGGGTGTCGGAAGAGTAAATAACAAAGACGAATGGGGTTCGGCGTTTGGCGCTCGGCTTCGTATTGAGATTTATCTGGTTTCACAGTGCTCTTAAAGCCTCTAGAGTAGAGATAATGGCCGAGCAATTTCAATTCGTAGCCTTCCTCCTCGCTGCCAATAACAAAGTCATCGTAGTGAGCATAGCTTGACTCTCCATTGAATCTCCTGAAGCTTATGTAGAGCTCATGAGGCTGGGAGCTGGTCAGGCGGTGCAGTTTTTCGAGGCCAATAAAGAACTCCCCGTTGAGCTTGCCAAACCCTTTCCTGTACTGATCCCAGTTGCGATAGAAGCTCACAGAGCCATCCAGTCGACGCTGAATAGCCATCCATCCAGGACCGGCGGTCGTGAGACCCTCACAGGACACCAGAAAGGGCAGGAACCCTGGCAGATGGATCAAATGAATCCCAGACGACATGCCGTAGGGCATACAAGTGGTGGTGGCTGCCTCCCAGTCTGCCAACAGGTCGTCCTTCTTCTCCCTGAACTTACCTTCAAAATATACGACTTTGGCTCTCAGATGATCGATCAATGCCGCACTGGAGGTGTTCTGTTTTCTTAAATCAGTCAACACGTGCTGTTTCCTCTTCAATCTGGTCTCGTAGACCTTGACCTTTTGCTCGAGTTCCTTGATTTGATCCGCCTTTTCCTTCAGTTTGGCTGTATATGTAGCATTTTGAGCATTACAAATCTCTGTGAGATTCTCAAATCTCTTCAGTAGATCGTCGTCAGTGTGTTCCTTGGTTTGAAGCTTGTTTATTTCATTTTCTCTGTCCTTGATGGTGGCTGCACTCTCTGCTATTTTACCCATATAAACGTCCAATAGATCATCCAGATCTCCTTTGCTAATGCGAATGGTTTTGTGCTGATCAATGTGGACTTCTGCCAACTTCTCGTGCAAGGCTGTGACATTGGCAATGGGCATGCTACTTGACGGTACTACTTCAGTTTTGTTCTTCAAGTCTATAATGGCAGCCTTGGTTGGCTTAAGCTTGGGGGTGGCTTGAAAGGACCAAGGTACAGCCAAAAGAATCAGCAGTAAAACGAAATAGTTTTCCATTGTGAGTCGTATTCTCCGAACCGTGCACATTGCAATCAAAATTAAACTGAGATCGCAGACGAAATGCATTTTGAATGAATTAACTGTTCAAATCCGGAAGCTAATGCAAAGCTGTTTGCTGATAAGAATTATTGCACTTCCAAGCCGCACTTGAACTTGAAAGTGTACTTGTACAGCTGTGTTTGATTCGTTTGTTAACCATAGCTGGGCttgaatttaaattttattttagatacaaatatttaaattattttaatacattatttaaatacattttttttcaAAACATTGGTGCTTTTTTATGAAATACCCTTCCGGAATATTTAAACCtatttcaaaaatattttgCAGCTCATCTTCTTTctacagagaccaagaataatcatgcatgaatatgtctaaaacatatcaatttgagaaaatttCTTCAtcaattacgttttaaaaacattttggaaaacagggtatacaaagggctatacacgcatcatgtctttAAATACTAGCAACATTgatactgttttttttttgttgaactattttgtttaagccttgttttagccaaaatacaataaaagcaaagactaaaaactagccaatcttgaagaaaatttattcatcaacggCTTAAAACTATGTGAGCCGAACTAAGGGTTTTAGTtagccagaattattcaacggaatctctaaattgagcaatatgaacgactagcctctttcgtttttttgttttgacttatttcgctaaaaccgtTTTTTGGTTGACCTATTTCACTAAAACCTTCTTTTAGACaagatccaataaaagcaagtgtttTAAATAAACTAGTCAATTCGCAAATAGATTcactaatcggataaaattatgtgggcatggctaaatgttctatatagctagtaatattccacggaatatcataaacgaggaatatgtaaaatagaacttgaattcgtcagtatatttacggtatatttttcaaatgagatggtatatttctgagggtcggacggtatattttagcGATAAGCCCGCGGACAATGCTGAGGGACAGAACTTTattctctttttttctttttttgcaaTTTATGTATTCAGCTCTTGCAATTTATTATCTTAACTGATCAAATACTTGTTCAATACAATATATCGGTGGAACAAAGTTCAATTAAAACAAAGGTGAGGCGAGACATTTGCCGGTCAACCTGCGCGTCCATCGCGGTGTTTTCCGCACACAGAGAACGGTGACTggaaaaaaatgtaaatcCCCGTACTTCCAGCTAGTAGCTGGTCACATCCTGAGAAACCTGCTGTGTCATTATAGCCACGTCAGCAATCATCTTAGTTGGCGAGCTTGTGCCTGCATTCActgaattttattttatttcatcACTTTCAGCTAGCACCCGGAGCAAATAGGATCATCATGGCAGACAACGTGCATAATGGGGAATCCGAAATAAAGGTATAAATAAGATAAATTCCAGTGCATATACATAAGTTTGTACTTTTTGCTGAATTGTAAAAATGCATTCGCATTTGTTGCAGCCTCGCAGCTATCAGCTGCGTCTCGTGGATCATATTACGAAGAACAATGGGATAATCTACTTGCCGACCGGATCTGGCAAGACATACGTGGCCATCCTGGCCCTGAAGCGATTCTCCAAAGACATGGACAAGTAAGTCGCttgcatttttttttcataCTGGAATTTTGCAAACACACTCATACATAAGCAAAAAAGCaaagcatacatacatattttgcTGTTGAACTGAATTCTCGGATTTGTTTACACTCCTACAGATCAATCGAGGAGGGCGGAAAACGAGCTATATTTATGTGCAATACAGTCGAGCTAGCCCGCCAGCAGGCAATGGCCGTGAGGAAATTCTCAAATCTCAAAGTGGGGTTCTTTGTGGGGGAGCAGGGCGTCGACGACTGGTCGAAGATAAAATGGAGCCACGAAATAAGCGATAGCCAAGTTAGTGTCGAGCTCATGACGCCTCATCAAACCAATATGCATTTCTGATATTCGTTTATATAGAACGGATGCACTAGTATTTGTGCTTCCAAGTGCTTTACAAATTTGGCCCTGGCTTTTTTTTCTAATTGAATTTTCTTATATCTTGCAACGACAATAGGTTCTGGTGGGCACAGCCCAAGTCATGTTGAATATGGTCACCCAGAAGTACTTGGAGCTGAGCTCTGTGAGCATCGTGATTATAGACGAGTGCCACCATGGCACTGGCCACCATCCCTACCATGAGTTCATGCATCTGTTTTTACTCGCTGACCGGTACACGCCACTGCCGCGCGTTGTGGGACTGACGGGTGTACTCATTAAAGGCAACGAATTTAAGCTGGTCGCTCAAAAGCTCAGAGAGCTGGAGACGACATACAGAAGCAATATTATCACCGTGTCCGACACGGAAGAATTGAAAAACGTGATGCTGTGAGACCTTTTAAGCCCTTTCCATAGAAGAAATCACGCTATAGCAGttctatttattttttgcAGCTACTCTACCAAACCAAGGGAGTATTTAGTGACTTATCCAAACCAAGTGGGGAGCCTTCAGATCGGGCACGCCATACAACGATGCATAGAGCACTTCTACGTAATCCTAGACGATTTGGAGATTGGCAAACAGCCTACGCGCTATTCCAAGGGACTGTCGACCTTCCGCGATCCGCACAAGAAGGGATATATAAAGACTCTGCTCAACGACTTCCAGTACCAGCTGGAGCACTACGGCGTATATGCGGCATCCATGGCCATAGTATCGGTGATTCTAGAGATTGAAATCAAGCTGCATCAGTCGGAAACCCTTGCCCTGACCCACATATATAAGTTGGCCATCTGTCTGTGTAACCGGATCAATCACATGCTAAAGAAAAAGCTTCGCGATTTGGTCGACGATGATACGGAACGCGATGACGCAGTCCACACGGAGGAAACCATCATAAACTTTTCGACTCCCAAGGTGCAGAGATTTTTGCAATACGTGCAGAAAACGTTCTCGGGCAAGGATGCCAAGGATATTTGCTGCTTGGTCTTCGTTGAGCGCCGGTATACGAGCAAATGCATATACCAAGTGTTGAAGAAGTTCATTGCGGTTATTCCGGCGCTGCGCGATGTTCTCGTGCCGCAGTTTATGGTGGGCCGCAACTCAGTTTCAGCGGATTGTGAGAGCGTCCTGGAGCGCAAGTGGCAAA
It encodes the following:
- the LOC117188053 gene encoding endoribonuclease Dicer-like; this encodes MADNVHNGESEIKPRSYQLRLVDHITKNNGIIYLPTGSGKTYVAILALKRFSKDMDKSIEEGGKRAIFMCNTVELARQQAMAVRKFSNLKVGFFVGEQGVDDWSKIKWSHEISDSQVLVGTAQVMLNMVTQKYLELSSVSIVIIDECHHGTGHHPYHEFMHLFLLADRYTPLPRVVGLTGVLIKGNEFKLVAQKLRELETTYRSNIITVSDTEELKNVMLYSTKPREYLVTYPNQVGSLQIGHAIQRCIEHFYVILDDLEIGKQPTRYSKGLSTFRDPHKKGYIKTLLNDFQYQLEHYGVYAASMAIVSVILEIEIKLHQSETLALTHIYKLAICLCNRINHMLKKKLRDLVDDDTERDDAVHTEETIINFSTPKVQRFLQYVQKTFSGKDAKDICCLVFVERRYTSKCIYQVLKKFIAVIPALRDVLVPQFMVGRNSVSADCESVLERKWQKSAIHQFRDGEANLMVCSSVLEEGIDIKACNYVLILDPIKTFNMYVQTKGRARSKEAHFVLFSSDLDRMKINQQINQYRQAHTDIGEYLKDRVLDRAEPLMQEIADHFHELIPPFINEKGAVLLPSSALMLLHRYCQSLPSDAFGFVEPWITLISWDQKQKLFGTQAANKEVVSIELPLSSSVRDKIYSDPMTSVKAAKISAAFKTCIKLYSTGELNERFLPVTLKDRVTAIADFHFDHWKKYSDDVIDTVNKQKLKPETQTTFKTSCPTEFFDCRPRVGEVCYAYEIILEPQFERNDYTEHIHDNMLSGRNFALLLRKQLPPLSKMPLFCNQGPLHVQVREHPRELVIASAEQLEQLHQFHGMLFRDLLKIWRPCFVLDRRGKDNSYLIVPLAVGAEHQNVVDWPLVHQFQRLPTPKPVSVKQRKEQRAPRPEDYEGKIVTQWYANFASKRMLVHKVRRDLTPSSLMGSNHQNTSYAKFTTSKYGDDIGGIVRMDQFLIEVRELTEQLNFYVQQRGKTSAQSKARAKIILIPELCFNFDFPGDLWIKAVFLPSILNRLHFMLHAETLRQRFNTYLGLQHLPQNGVDYRPKLLEIDWSLRRNVDTHGNAIPNDYDEGSRSILEPLPIKELEIGMKTLQIRDLQHSWQQNLEPVDLPRNIMSAYTVELNYYNNFISGQVASLDKMEQDDRELWLETQFKMPKGNIYETRSPAMPPAAWTAVLPQTSSAPKPQSLNVLPVLMKSVSDDHITPAHQGEFLAAITTAGSSDVYDMERVELLGDSFLKMSASLYLASRYPDWNEGTLTEVKSRLVSNKNLMYCLRETDIPSRISCSLFDPRLTWLPPSINLPEDVLDVWTEQPSFAKLIGPQNLLNLALSDEEILAGRCNEDTYRRFVQDCKSNQQGYYDGEDFSSGANFLFGEVTVQNKVVADTLEALLGVVVRNYGLQHGFRMLEYFGICKPDVDKPLSQLLDLQLKSTKMRANASPDDIDGFLINHSYLEQNLGYKFRDRGYLLQALTHPSFPTNRLTGCYQELEFIGDAILDFLISAYIFENNTKLRPGELTDLRSALVNNTTLGCICVRHNLHLFILAENALLSETISKFVKFQESQGHRVTNHVRFLLEERDVQPVILDLDDEVEMAMENESEDGPRIGAFNLAQNVDVPKALGDVLEALIAAVYLDCRDLQTTWQMIYHLFEPELKEFSQNIPISPIRQLQEHKLANPVYGPPLVDKDVVMMYCQFTCMEKTIRVIGFGSNKDQAKLAAAKSALQKLAKCDA
- the LOC117188054 gene encoding fibrinogen gamma chain-like gives rise to the protein MHFVCDLSLILIAMCTVRRIRLTMENYFVLLLILLAVPWSFQATPKLKPTKAAIIDLKNKTEVVPSSSMPIANVTALHEKLAEVHIDQHKTIRISKGDLDDLLDVYMGKIAESAATIKDRENEINKLQTKEHTDDDLLKRFENLTEICNAQNATYTAKLKEKADQIKELEQKVKVYETRLKRKQHVLTDLRKQNTSSAALIDHLRAKVVYFEGFLPFLVSCEGLTTAGPGWMAIQRRLDGSVSFYRNWDQYRKGFGKLNGEFFIGLEKLHRLTSSQPHELYISFRRFNGESSYAHYDDFVIGSEEEGYELKLLGHYLYSRGFKSTVKPDKSQYEAERQTPNPIRLCYLLFRHPPPAARRPPPFDS